A single region of the Streptomyces caelestis genome encodes:
- a CDS encoding nucleotide pyrophosphatase/phosphodiesterase family protein → MSTQPSAQGAHPARPGPTPLLVLDVVGLTPRLLDHMPHLKALGRSGSRAPLGTVLPAVTCAAQSTFLTGTMPSEHGIVGNGWYFRELGDVLLWRQHNGLVAGDKLWDAARRAHPGYTVANICWWYAMGADTDITVTPRPVYYADGRKEPDCYTRPAALHDELTEKLGTFPLFHFWGPGADLVSSRWIIDATRHIIRTRHPDLTLCYLPHLDYDLQRFGPDDPRSLKAAADLDAAMAPLLDDARAEGRTVVALSEYGITRVNRPVDINRALRRAGLLEVHTQDGMEYLDPMASRAFAVADHQIAHVYVRRPEDLDATRAALDGLPGIEQLLDDEGKKAHHLDHPRAGELVAVAEPDAWFTYYYWLDDARAPDFAQLVEIHRKPGYDPVELFMDPLDPYVKIKAATALARKKLGMRYRMAVVPLDPSPMRGSHGRLPASDDDGPLLICSTPRAVGDRIAATDVKSLLLRLAGLT, encoded by the coding sequence GTGAGCACTCAGCCGTCCGCCCAGGGCGCACACCCGGCCCGGCCAGGACCGACCCCCCTCCTCGTCCTCGACGTCGTCGGCCTCACCCCTCGTCTCCTCGACCACATGCCCCACCTCAAGGCGCTCGGCCGGTCCGGCTCGCGCGCCCCGCTGGGCACCGTGCTGCCCGCTGTCACCTGCGCCGCCCAGTCCACGTTCCTCACCGGCACCATGCCCTCGGAGCACGGCATCGTCGGCAACGGCTGGTACTTCCGCGAACTCGGCGACGTCCTCCTGTGGCGCCAGCACAACGGCCTTGTGGCCGGTGACAAACTCTGGGACGCCGCCCGCCGCGCCCACCCCGGCTACACCGTCGCCAACATCTGCTGGTGGTACGCCATGGGCGCCGACACCGACATCACCGTCACCCCCCGACCGGTCTACTACGCCGACGGCCGCAAGGAACCCGACTGCTACACCCGGCCGGCCGCACTGCACGACGAACTCACGGAAAAACTCGGCACGTTCCCCCTCTTCCACTTCTGGGGACCCGGAGCGGACCTCGTCTCCAGCCGGTGGATCATCGACGCGACCCGCCACATCATCCGCACCCGGCATCCGGACCTGACGCTCTGCTACCTCCCTCACCTCGACTACGACCTCCAGCGATTCGGCCCCGACGACCCGCGCTCCCTGAAGGCGGCCGCCGACCTGGACGCCGCCATGGCACCGCTCCTGGACGACGCCCGCGCCGAGGGCCGCACGGTCGTCGCGCTGTCCGAGTACGGCATCACCCGCGTGAACCGGCCCGTCGACATCAACCGCGCCCTGCGCCGCGCCGGCCTGCTGGAGGTGCACACCCAGGACGGCATGGAGTACCTCGACCCCATGGCGTCCCGTGCCTTCGCGGTCGCCGACCACCAGATCGCCCACGTCTACGTGCGCCGCCCCGAGGACCTCGACGCCACCCGGGCCGCCCTCGACGGCCTGCCCGGCATCGAGCAACTCCTCGACGACGAGGGCAAGAAGGCCCACCACCTCGACCATCCGCGCGCAGGCGAACTTGTCGCCGTGGCGGAACCGGACGCCTGGTTCACGTACTACTACTGGCTCGACGACGCTCGCGCGCCCGACTTCGCGCAGCTCGTCGAGATCCACCGCAAACCCGGCTACGACCCGGTCGAGCTCTTCATGGATCCCCTCGACCCCTACGTCAAAATCAAGGCGGCCACCGCACTGGCGCGCAAGAAACTCGGCATGCGCTACCGCATGGCGGTCGTGCCCCTGGACCCCTCACCTATGCGCGGCAGCCACGGCCGCCTTCCGGCGAGCGACGACGACGGTCCGCTCCTCATCTGCTCCACCCCCCGTGCCGTCGGCGACCGCATCGCGGCCACCGATGTGAAGTCACTGCTGCTCCGACTCGCCGGTCTCACCTGA
- the fdhD gene encoding formate dehydrogenase accessory sulfurtransferase FdhD, with amino-acid sequence MGRVTARRKVIRIRDGVVSSRPDTLVAEEPLEISLNGKPLAITMRTPGDDFPLAAGFLVSEGVLAHASDLQSIVYCAGATADGSNTYNVVDVHTTPGVVIPDITLERNVYTTSSCGLCGKASLDAVRTTTRWPISDAPPVRVEPDLLARLPDRLRAAQRVFDRTGGLHAAALFAEEGDLLDIREDVGRHNAVDKLVGRALQNGDLPLSRTILLVSGRASFELAQKAVMAGIPVLAAVSAPSSLAVDLAAETGLTLIGFLRGTSMNVYAGEHRLTLRAAATQG; translated from the coding sequence ATGGGACGAGTCACGGCACGACGCAAGGTGATCCGGATCAGGGACGGGGTGGTCTCCAGCCGCCCGGACACACTCGTCGCCGAGGAACCACTGGAGATCAGTCTCAACGGCAAACCGCTCGCGATCACCATGCGCACTCCCGGCGACGACTTCCCCCTCGCCGCCGGGTTCCTGGTCAGCGAGGGCGTGCTGGCCCACGCGTCCGACCTGCAGAGCATCGTCTACTGTGCGGGGGCGACGGCCGACGGGTCGAACACGTACAACGTGGTGGACGTGCACACGACACCCGGCGTGGTCATCCCCGACATCACCCTCGAACGCAACGTCTACACCACCTCATCGTGCGGCCTGTGCGGCAAGGCGAGCCTCGACGCCGTCCGCACCACCACCCGCTGGCCCATCTCCGACGCTCCCCCGGTCCGGGTCGAACCCGACCTGCTCGCGCGCCTCCCCGACCGGCTGCGCGCGGCTCAACGGGTCTTCGACCGGACCGGGGGCCTGCACGCCGCCGCCCTGTTCGCCGAGGAGGGCGACCTGCTCGACATACGAGAGGACGTCGGCCGCCACAACGCGGTCGACAAACTGGTCGGCCGCGCCCTGCAGAACGGCGACCTGCCCCTCTCGCGCACGATCCTGCTGGTCTCGGGCAGGGCCTCCTTCGAACTGGCGCAGAAGGCCGTGATGGCCGGCATCCCCGTCCTGGCGGCAGTTTCGGCACCCTCCTCCCTGGCCGTCGACCTGGCCGCGGAAACCGGCCTGACCCTGATCGGCTTCCTGCGCGGCACCTCCATGAACGTGTACGCGGGCGAGCACCGTCTCACCCTGCGGGCCGCGGCCACCCAGGGCTGA
- a CDS encoding sugar phosphate isomerase/epimerase family protein — protein MSSDARASGSRATPAESAASSLRFGYGTNGLADLRLDDALSLLADLGYDGVGLTLDHMHLDPLAPDLGARARRVAHRLDALGLGATVETGARYVLDPRRKHGPSLLDPDPDDRARRADLLLRAVRVASDLGAHAVNCFSGIVPDGTDTDTAWKRLAESLAPVLDAAASAGVPLAVEPEPGHLLATLADFHHLRHILGDPEPLGLTLDIGHCQCLEPLSPADCVRAAAPWLRHVQIEDMRRGVHEHLPFGEGEIDFPPVLAALAVTGYQGLTVVELPRHSHAGPHHAEHSLPFLRHAEQTAATASPHRAPAPQQAAPPHGAPSATPEGSSTP, from the coding sequence ATGAGCTCCGATGCCCGAGCCTCCGGCAGCCGAGCCACGCCGGCGGAGTCGGCCGCCTCTTCCCTTCGCTTCGGCTACGGCACCAACGGTCTCGCCGACCTCCGGCTCGACGACGCGCTCTCCCTTCTCGCCGACCTCGGCTACGACGGCGTCGGGCTGACCCTCGACCACATGCACCTCGACCCGCTCGCCCCCGACCTCGGCGCCCGCGCCCGCCGGGTCGCGCACCGGCTGGACGCACTGGGACTGGGTGCCACCGTGGAGACGGGCGCCCGCTATGTGCTCGATCCGCGCCGCAAACACGGTCCGTCCCTGCTGGACCCGGACCCCGATGACCGTGCCCGCCGTGCCGACCTCCTCCTCCGGGCCGTGCGGGTCGCGTCCGACCTCGGCGCCCACGCGGTCAACTGCTTCAGCGGGATCGTCCCGGACGGCACCGACACGGACACCGCGTGGAAGCGCCTCGCCGAGAGCCTCGCGCCCGTCCTGGACGCCGCCGCGTCCGCCGGTGTTCCGCTCGCAGTCGAGCCCGAACCGGGTCACCTCCTCGCCACCCTGGCCGACTTCCATCACCTCCGCCACATCCTCGGCGACCCCGAACCTCTCGGCCTCACCCTCGACATCGGCCACTGTCAGTGCCTCGAACCCCTCTCTCCCGCCGACTGCGTGCGTGCCGCCGCTCCCTGGCTGCGGCACGTCCAGATCGAGGACATGCGGCGCGGTGTCCACGAGCATCTCCCCTTCGGGGAAGGGGAGATCGACTTCCCGCCGGTCCTGGCGGCCCTCGCCGTCACCGGCTACCAGGGCCTGACCGTCGTCGAACTGCCTCGCCACTCCCACGCCGGCCCCCACCACGCCGAACACTCCCTCCCGTTCCTCCGCCACGCCGAGCAGACCGCGGCCACCGCCTCGCCGCACCGTGCTCCGGCCCCGCAGCAGGCCGCGCCACCCCACGGCGCTCCCTCCGCCACCCCTGAAGGGAGCAGCACCCCATGA
- a CDS encoding EboA domain-containing protein, with protein sequence MTHPRTSPAARTDGHQDAQARGNTAARGAQAPEAAAARDAQAPEDANSSATTDTHSTSTTHTTQPTRDTPLASSPADLRRHLTTHLDPAARAWLEHALDEAAAHPGIHGPISAWELRLAEAGRRCGAACADAARVLILDAARAGTDALTRVYFQGTADERRAVLHALPHLVSGPGALPLVEDALRTNDTRLLTAAVGPYAARHLAPHDWRHAVLKCLFTGVSVDHVADLARRAHGDGELARMLGDYAAERTAAGRTVPEDLHRVLDLTESVTPAPGTDHPHGKES encoded by the coding sequence ATGACCCACCCCCGCACCAGCCCAGCGGCGAGAACCGACGGCCACCAGGACGCCCAAGCCCGCGGGAACACCGCCGCACGGGGCGCCCAGGCCCCCGAGGCCGCCGCCGCACGAGACGCCCAGGCCCCCGAGGACGCCAACTCCTCGGCCACCACGGACACCCACAGCACCAGCACCACCCACACCACCCAGCCCACCCGTGACACCCCCCTCGCCTCCTCGCCGGCCGACCTCCGCCGCCACCTCACCACCCACCTCGACCCCGCCGCCCGTGCCTGGCTGGAGCACGCCCTCGACGAGGCCGCCGCCCACCCCGGCATCCACGGACCCATCTCCGCGTGGGAACTGCGCCTCGCCGAGGCCGGCCGGCGCTGCGGTGCCGCGTGCGCCGACGCCGCACGCGTCCTCATCCTCGACGCGGCCCGTGCCGGGACCGACGCCCTGACCCGGGTGTACTTCCAGGGCACCGCCGACGAGCGCCGCGCCGTCCTGCACGCCCTGCCGCATCTCGTGTCCGGGCCCGGCGCCCTCCCGCTCGTCGAGGACGCCCTGCGCACCAACGACACCCGGCTCCTCACCGCCGCCGTCGGACCGTACGCCGCCCGGCATCTGGCCCCCCACGACTGGCGTCACGCCGTACTGAAGTGCCTGTTCACCGGCGTCTCCGTCGACCACGTGGCGGACCTGGCCCGGCGTGCCCACGGCGACGGCGAACTCGCCCGGATGCTGGGCGACTACGCCGCCGAACGCACCGCCGCCGGCCGCACCGTCCCCGAGGACCTGCACCGCGTCCTGGACCTGACCGAGTCCGTGACCCCGGCCCCCGGCACGGACCACCCCCACGGCAAGGAGTCCTGA
- the eboE gene encoding metabolite traffic protein EboE — MRFRHPDGSTVHLAYCTNVHPAETLDGVLAQLRDHCEPVRRRLGRDRLGIGLWLARDAAHALDTDPSALRGLRTELDRRGLEVVTLNGFPYEGFGAEEVKYRVYKPDWADPERLDHTTALARVLAGLLPDDVGDGTISTLPLAWRTAYDDERAQAARTALLTLAERLDAIEELTGRSLRVGLEPEPGCVVETTRDAIAPLTTIAHDRIGICVDTCHLATSFEDPHNALDALTAARVPVVKSQLSAALHAEHPHLPEVREALAAFAEPRFLHQTRTATAAGLRATDDLDEALAGHALPDGAPWRAHFHVPLHAAPAAPLTSTLPVLKTALTRLVGGPVPLTRHLEVETYTWQALPPELRPRGRSQLADGIAAELTLARDLLTDLGLKELP, encoded by the coding sequence ATGCGCTTTCGCCACCCCGACGGCTCCACCGTCCACCTCGCCTACTGCACCAACGTCCATCCCGCCGAAACCCTCGACGGCGTCCTCGCGCAACTCCGTGACCACTGCGAACCCGTCCGCCGCCGCCTGGGCCGCGACCGGCTCGGCATCGGGCTGTGGCTCGCCAGGGACGCCGCCCACGCCCTCGACACCGACCCGTCCGCACTGCGCGGCCTGCGCACCGAGCTCGACCGGCGCGGTCTGGAGGTCGTCACCCTCAACGGCTTCCCGTACGAGGGCTTCGGCGCCGAGGAGGTCAAGTACCGCGTCTACAAGCCGGACTGGGCCGACCCGGAACGCCTCGACCACACCACCGCCCTGGCCCGCGTCCTCGCCGGCCTCCTCCCCGACGACGTCGGCGACGGCACCATCTCCACCCTGCCCCTCGCCTGGCGCACCGCGTACGACGACGAACGCGCACAGGCCGCCCGCACCGCCCTGCTCACCCTCGCCGAACGCCTCGACGCCATCGAGGAGCTGACCGGCCGCTCCCTCCGCGTCGGGCTGGAACCGGAACCCGGCTGCGTCGTCGAGACCACCCGCGACGCCATCGCCCCGCTCACCACGATCGCCCACGACCGCATCGGCATCTGTGTCGACACCTGCCACCTCGCCACCTCCTTCGAAGACCCGCACAACGCCCTGGACGCCCTCACCGCGGCTCGCGTCCCCGTCGTCAAATCCCAGCTCTCCGCCGCCCTGCACGCCGAACACCCCCATCTGCCCGAGGTCCGCGAGGCCCTCGCCGCCTTCGCCGAACCCCGCTTCCTGCACCAGACCCGTACGGCCACCGCCGCGGGACTGCGCGCCACCGACGACCTCGACGAGGCCCTCGCGGGCCACGCCCTGCCCGACGGCGCGCCCTGGCGCGCCCACTTCCACGTCCCCCTGCACGCGGCACCCGCCGCGCCCCTCACCTCCACCCTCCCGGTGCTGAAGACCGCACTGACCCGGCTCGTCGGCGGCCCGGTCCCGCTCACCCGCCACCTGGAGGTCGAGACCTACACCTGGCAGGCACTCCCGCCCGAGCTGCGCCCCCGCGGCCGCAGCCAGCTCGCCGACGGCATCGCCGCTGAACTCACCCTCGCCCGCGACCTGTTGACGGACCTCGGACTGAAGGAGCTGCCGTGA
- a CDS encoding GntR family transcriptional regulator: MLPTTGLPQGAVPKLERPGPLRDRVYEALLELITTRALQPGQHLVESELAGHLGVSRQPVREALQRLSTEGWVDLRPAQGAFVHEPTDEEAEQLLSVRTLLEAEAARLAAANAGADAVAALEKLCDEGEKAVDADDVDGAVAMNARLHAKVMELAGNTVLAGLAAQVDRRVRWYYTPVARQRGHRSWIEHRELIAAIADRDEERATAVMRAHTEHTRKMYREREK; this comes from the coding sequence ATGTTGCCGACGACGGGACTGCCACAGGGCGCGGTGCCCAAGCTCGAACGGCCCGGCCCGTTGCGCGACCGTGTCTACGAGGCGCTGCTCGAACTCATCACCACCCGCGCCCTCCAGCCGGGCCAGCATCTCGTCGAGAGCGAGCTCGCCGGGCATCTCGGTGTCTCCCGGCAGCCTGTGCGCGAGGCCCTGCAGCGCCTCAGCACCGAAGGATGGGTCGATCTGCGGCCCGCCCAAGGTGCCTTCGTGCACGAGCCGACGGACGAGGAGGCGGAACAACTTCTCTCCGTACGCACGCTGTTGGAGGCCGAGGCCGCCCGCCTCGCCGCCGCCAACGCGGGTGCCGACGCCGTCGCCGCGCTCGAGAAGCTGTGCGACGAGGGCGAGAAGGCCGTCGACGCCGACGACGTCGACGGCGCGGTCGCGATGAACGCCCGGCTCCACGCGAAGGTGATGGAACTCGCGGGCAACACGGTCCTCGCCGGGCTGGCCGCGCAGGTCGACCGCAGAGTGCGCTGGTACTACACACCGGTCGCCCGGCAGCGCGGCCACCGGTCCTGGATCGAGCACCGCGAGCTGATCGCGGCGATCGCGGACCGGGACGAGGAGCGCGCCACGGCGGTCATGCGTGCCCACACGGAACACACGCGCAAGATGTACCGCGAGCGCGAGAAGTAG
- a CDS encoding sugar phosphate isomerase/epimerase family protein, whose amino-acid sequence MSRFSQPDPELTHRLSRRGMLGVAAGATAAALLGAAAPATAATGNATAATTGTASGARGRGRPVLPPGRLGIQLYSLRDKVSTLGFGPVFAELEKYGYDEVEFAGYTQGSAGPITLAQLKRLARSHGLNPIGSHVGYYSSDPNAYTFAQNLTKVLDDAQALGLKHIGTAAGPFRYGSTVDAWKRAAEDFNTYGAAAKARGMKFYQHNHSEEFSFATDDPKVRLYDVLLKETDPDLVYLEMDIYWAYVGQFRFSKRPDGTPAPFEPLNYVLRQPDRYPLFHVKDGESDPSNPYGYRMTDVGDGDIDYQRFISAVTRLRGHRMAHHWQAEHDNPAESFTFARRSSAHLHSLREKC is encoded by the coding sequence ATGAGCCGCTTCTCCCAGCCCGACCCCGAGCTGACCCACCGCCTCAGCAGACGAGGCATGCTCGGCGTGGCCGCAGGCGCCACCGCCGCCGCCCTGCTCGGTGCCGCCGCTCCCGCGACCGCCGCCACCGGCAACGCGACCGCGGCAACCACCGGCACGGCTTCCGGCGCCAGGGGCCGCGGCCGCCCCGTCCTGCCGCCCGGCCGCCTCGGCATCCAGCTCTACAGCCTCCGCGACAAGGTCTCCACCCTCGGCTTCGGTCCCGTCTTCGCCGAACTGGAGAAGTACGGCTACGACGAGGTCGAGTTCGCCGGCTACACCCAGGGCTCGGCCGGCCCCATCACGCTCGCCCAGCTCAAGCGGCTGGCCCGGAGCCACGGCCTGAATCCCATCGGCAGCCACGTCGGCTACTACTCCAGCGACCCGAACGCCTACACCTTCGCCCAGAACCTCACCAAGGTCCTCGACGACGCCCAGGCCCTCGGCCTGAAGCACATCGGCACGGCCGCCGGCCCGTTCCGCTACGGCTCGACCGTCGACGCCTGGAAGCGCGCCGCCGAGGACTTCAACACCTACGGCGCGGCGGCGAAGGCCCGGGGCATGAAGTTCTACCAGCACAACCACTCCGAGGAGTTCTCCTTCGCCACCGACGACCCCAAGGTCCGCCTCTACGACGTCCTGCTCAAGGAGACCGACCCGGACCTCGTGTACCTGGAGATGGACATCTACTGGGCGTACGTCGGCCAGTTCCGCTTCTCCAAGCGGCCCGACGGCACGCCCGCGCCGTTCGAGCCGCTGAACTACGTCCTGAGGCAGCCCGACCGCTACCCGCTGTTCCACGTGAAGGACGGGGAGAGCGACCCGTCGAATCCGTACGGCTACCGCATGACCGACGTCGGCGACGGCGACATCGACTACCAGCGGTTCATCTCGGCCGTGACCCGGCTGCGCGGCCACCGCATGGCCCACCACTGGCAGGCCGAGCACGACAACCCGGCCGAGTCCTTCACGTTCGCGCGCCGTTCGAGCGCGCATCTGCACTCGTTGCGCGAGAAGTGCTGA
- a CDS encoding OFA family MFS transporter: MTTIDYSTSVPYREVTDKNGRVFRIGESDVDIMGRKRKWMVILPWVGMMGISSAEYAFASAEDTLHTAHSWSSSHIFWMLGVWVFFQAAVAFPAGKLRESGKLPARWAMMCGAVGTLLGYLSLAFAPHVVVAYVGFGMFSGMGAGMVYATCVNMVAKWYPERKGGKTGFVNGGFAYGSVPFVFIFTGYMDLTNFRWVLVCVGLFLASVVAVAGYFFKDPPKNWWPADVDPLKKPDDARARRALEKNPPAVHQYTPKEAWQTGRVGLMWFCLLCTSGVNIFGIAFQVPFGDEAGFAGGIVATAMSLKAIVNGTGRGVIGWLSDRYGRKQCLIFVCIVLGLSQYGILLSGNIGNLPLFLLFSSISGFGGGAIFPMFAAMTADYFGENNNASNYGLVYSSKLVSGLLGSGMGAVVVGAWDYSGAFVLAGSISLFAGFMATFLHPPGRPKSKRITSNPQPLGEESA, encoded by the coding sequence ATGACAACCATCGACTACTCGACGTCCGTCCCCTACAGGGAGGTGACGGACAAGAACGGCCGCGTGTTCCGCATCGGAGAGTCCGACGTCGACATCATGGGCCGTAAGCGCAAATGGATGGTCATCCTGCCGTGGGTGGGCATGATGGGCATCAGCTCGGCGGAGTACGCGTTCGCGTCCGCCGAGGACACGCTGCACACGGCGCACAGCTGGAGCAGCAGCCACATCTTCTGGATGCTGGGCGTGTGGGTCTTCTTCCAGGCCGCGGTGGCCTTCCCCGCCGGAAAGTTGCGGGAGAGCGGCAAGCTCCCGGCCCGCTGGGCGATGATGTGCGGCGCCGTCGGCACCCTGCTGGGCTATCTCTCGCTCGCCTTCGCACCCCATGTCGTCGTCGCCTACGTCGGCTTCGGCATGTTCAGCGGCATGGGTGCGGGCATGGTGTACGCGACCTGCGTGAACATGGTCGCCAAGTGGTATCCGGAGCGCAAGGGCGGCAAGACGGGCTTTGTCAACGGCGGTTTCGCCTACGGCTCGGTGCCGTTCGTCTTCATCTTCACCGGCTACATGGACCTCACCAACTTCCGCTGGGTGCTGGTCTGCGTCGGACTCTTCCTGGCCTCGGTCGTGGCCGTGGCGGGCTACTTCTTCAAGGACCCGCCGAAGAACTGGTGGCCGGCCGACGTCGACCCGCTGAAGAAGCCCGACGACGCACGTGCCCGGCGCGCACTGGAGAAGAACCCGCCGGCCGTGCACCAGTACACCCCCAAGGAGGCCTGGCAGACCGGCCGCGTGGGCCTCATGTGGTTCTGCCTGCTGTGCACCTCGGGCGTGAACATCTTCGGTATCGCGTTCCAGGTGCCCTTCGGTGACGAGGCCGGCTTCGCGGGCGGCATCGTGGCGACGGCCATGTCCCTGAAGGCGATCGTCAACGGCACCGGCCGCGGCGTCATCGGCTGGCTGTCTGACCGCTACGGCCGCAAGCAGTGCCTGATCTTCGTCTGCATCGTCCTGGGACTGTCCCAGTACGGCATCCTCCTGTCCGGGAACATCGGCAACCTCCCGCTGTTCCTGCTGTTCTCGTCCATCTCCGGCTTCGGCGGCGGCGCCATCTTCCCGATGTTCGCGGCGATGACCGCCGACTACTTCGGTGAGAACAACAACGCCTCCAACTACGGCCTGGTCTACTCCTCCAAGCTGGTCTCCGGCCTCCTCGGCTCCGGCATGGGCGCCGTGGTCGTGGGCGCCTGGGACTACTCCGGCGCGTTCGTCCTGGCCGGTTCGATCTCCCTCTTCGCAGGCTTCATGGCCACGTTCCTGCACCCCCCGGGGCGGCCCAAGTCCAAGCGCATCACCTCCAACCCGCAACCGCTCGGCGAGGAATCGGCGTGA
- a CDS encoding TatD family hydrolase — protein sequence MRIFDPHIHMTSRTTDDYEAMYAAGIRAVVEPSFWLGQPRTSPASFLDYFDSLLGWEPFRAAQYGIAHHCTLALNPKEANDPRCVPVLDALPRYLVKDNVVAVGEIGYDSMTPAEDTVLAAQLQLAAGHGLPALVHTPHRDKLAGLRRTLDVVRESALPPERVLVDHLNETTVKEAKDSGCWLGFSVYPDTKMDEERMIAILRAYGTEQVLVNSAADWGKSDPLKTRKVGDLMLAEGFGEDDVDQVLWRNPVAFYGLSGRLNLDVTGTEATHEGNSILRGVPKDPHEPDAAPRDGDEPARVRAAEA from the coding sequence ATGCGCATCTTCGACCCCCACATCCACATGACGTCCCGGACCACGGACGACTACGAGGCCATGTACGCCGCTGGTATCCGCGCCGTCGTCGAACCCTCCTTCTGGCTCGGCCAGCCGCGCACCTCGCCCGCCTCCTTCCTCGACTACTTCGACTCCCTCCTCGGCTGGGAGCCGTTCCGCGCCGCCCAGTACGGCATCGCCCACCACTGCACGCTGGCACTCAACCCCAAGGAGGCGAACGACCCGCGCTGTGTGCCCGTCCTCGACGCGCTGCCCCGGTATCTCGTCAAGGACAACGTGGTGGCCGTCGGCGAGATCGGCTACGACTCCATGACCCCCGCCGAGGACACCGTCCTCGCCGCCCAGCTCCAGCTCGCCGCCGGCCACGGCCTGCCCGCCCTCGTGCACACGCCGCACCGCGACAAGCTCGCCGGTCTGCGCCGCACCCTCGACGTCGTCCGGGAGTCCGCACTGCCCCCGGAACGCGTCCTGGTCGACCACCTCAACGAGACCACCGTCAAGGAGGCCAAGGACAGCGGCTGCTGGCTGGGCTTCTCCGTCTATCCGGACACCAAGATGGACGAGGAGCGGATGATCGCGATCCTGCGCGCCTACGGCACCGAGCAGGTCCTGGTCAACTCCGCCGCCGACTGGGGAAAGAGCGACCCCCTCAAGACGCGGAAGGTCGGCGACCTGATGCTGGCCGAGGGCTTCGGCGAGGACGACGTCGACCAGGTGCTGTGGCGCAACCCCGTCGCCTTCTACGGGCTCAGCGGCCGCCTGAACCTCGACGTCACCGGCACGGAGGCCACCCACGAGGGCAACTCCATCCTCCGCGGCGTCCCGAAGGACCCGCACGAGCCGGACGCCGCCCCACGAGACGGCGACGAGCCGGCCCGCGTCCGCGCCGCGGAGGCGTGA
- a CDS encoding 2-dehydropantoate 2-reductase: MKVAVLGAGAIGAYVGAALHRAGADVHLIARGPHLTAMRHHGVQVLSPRGDFTAHAHATDDPTDIGPVDYVFLGLKANSYAACGPLIEPLLHDTTAVIAAQNGIPWWYFHQHGGPHDGHPIESVDPAGAVSAVLAPQRAIGCVVYAATELEGPGVVRHLEGTRFSIGEPDRSISARCLAFSEAMQAGGLKCPVEPDLRNDIWLKLLGNISFNPISALARATMRQMCLHGATRKVIETMMTETLAVAEALGCQVGVSIERRLAGAERVGDHRTSTLQDLERGKPLELDVLLAAVIELAEITGVQVPTLRTVHALSDLLAHQAAA, translated from the coding sequence ATGAAAGTCGCAGTCCTCGGCGCCGGAGCCATCGGCGCCTACGTCGGCGCCGCGCTCCACCGCGCCGGCGCCGACGTCCACCTGATCGCCCGCGGACCCCACCTCACGGCCATGCGCCACCACGGCGTCCAAGTACTCAGCCCGCGCGGCGACTTCACCGCACACGCCCACGCCACCGACGACCCCACCGACATCGGCCCGGTCGACTACGTCTTCCTGGGCCTCAAAGCCAACTCGTACGCGGCGTGCGGGCCGCTCATCGAGCCTCTGCTGCACGACACCACCGCGGTCATCGCCGCCCAGAACGGCATCCCCTGGTGGTACTTCCACCAACACGGCGGCCCCCACGACGGCCACCCCATCGAAAGCGTGGACCCCGCGGGCGCGGTCAGTGCGGTACTCGCGCCCCAGCGTGCCATCGGGTGTGTGGTCTACGCGGCGACGGAGCTCGAAGGGCCGGGCGTGGTCCGGCACCTGGAAGGCACCCGGTTCTCCATCGGCGAGCCCGATCGAAGCATTTCGGCGCGCTGTCTCGCCTTCAGTGAGGCCATGCAGGCCGGCGGCCTCAAATGCCCGGTCGAACCCGACCTGCGCAACGACATCTGGCTCAAGCTCCTGGGCAACATCTCCTTCAACCCCATCAGCGCCCTCGCCCGCGCCACCATGCGGCAGATGTGCCTGCACGGCGCCACCCGCAAGGTCATCGAAACCATGATGACCGAAACCCTCGCCGTCGCCGAGGCCCTGGGCTGTCAGGTCGGCGTCTCCATCGAACGCCGCCTCGCCGGCGCCGAACGCGTCGGCGACCACCGCACTTCCACCCTCCAGGACCTGGAACGCGGCAAGCCGCTGGAACTCGACGTCCTCCTCGCCGCCGTCATCGAACTCGCCGAGATCACCGGCGTCCAGGTGCCCACCCTGCGCACCGTCCACGCCCTCTCCGACCTCCTCGCCCACCAGGCCGCCGCATGA